The stretch of DNA CTTCACAGCATTTCAAGAAGTAGAGCTCTTCTTCCAAAACAAAGTAGAGCTCCATAATTGATAGAACTTTGCTTTTGACCTTGTCGCCTGTATTTGTTAAATTTCTTTGTTATTCGTTTGGTTGATGGTGTAATTCAAATCATCACAACAGAGCATAGAGAAAAAGTCATGTGAGCTTGCACCTCTTGTTAACTACCGCTGATAAAAATGAATAAATCAACAAAGCATATAATAAACATCAGTACTCACATGTTGTTAGTTAGCATTTGCATCTTCACTTCTTTCACATTTAGACCCACTATCTTCCACTTCCCAATGGATCTATCTTTTCCTGCCACAAAATATTTCTTTAGTACCAATCTGTTAGTATTGCAGACCATTTTACACACATTCAAAAAATGCAGGCCCAGAGGTTAGCCGCTTAGCTGCATTGGCCGGAAAATACAAGGTCTTTTTGGTGATTGGGGTTGTTGAAAGGGCAGGCTACACACTGTACAATACAGTGCTCTCCTTTGATTCTCTGGGAAAGTACCTAGGAAAACACCGCAAGCTCATGCCTACCTCACTGGAACGAGTATTCTGGGGGTTTGGAGATGGATCTACAATACCTGTTTATGATACTCCACTTGGAAAGATAGGTGCCGTCATCTGCTGGGAGAACAGAATGCCACTTATCAGGACAGCGATGTATGCCAAAGGTATTCCGAGTTCTTGCGATGTAATATGTTTCCCAACCTCAACACTTCCTCCGTTTCAAGATTATTGAATTTTATTGGCAGAAACTAAGATCCCACATAAGAGTTACTAGATTGGCTCAACGCATTAATGTACAAAAGAATGGCAGCATGAAATCTAAAACTAGAGATAAATGCTGACAACGAACCATGACATGTAGTTGAGTTTATAttttccctgacgtgcactcctaTGCTTATCCAGGTGTTCAAATATACTGTGCTCCCACTGCGGATGCGCTGCCAAGTTGGCAGGCTTCCATGACACACATTGCGCTTGAAGGGGGATGCTTTGTTCTGACAGCAAACCAGTTCTGCCGCAGAAAAGACTTTCCTCCCCCGCCTGAGTATACCTTTGGTGGCCATGAGGAGGAGCCATCCCCAGAAACCGCTGTTTGTCCTGGAGGGAGCGCCATCATCTCGCCATCTGGGACAGTGTTGGCAGGTCCCAACTATGAAGGCGAGGCCCTCCTCACAGCTGACCTGGGTAAGAAGAAACCGATGACTCCCAAGTCTATGCTAAACACATACTATCATTTTGGGTACTTATACGCAGTACGACACGGTGTATGGATTTTATCTATTCATATGTTTTCAGTAATCTACAGTTATCAGTATTGCAGCTGTCACCTACATAAATCAGTATTGTGACAGAAACATGACAAGCATATAAATTCTTACTAGAAACTTGGTGATATGTTTTGCAGACCTTGGAGAAATTGTTCGAGCCAAGTTTGATTTCGACGTCGTGGGACACTACGCGCGCCCTGAGGTGCTGAGCTTGACCGTGAAGACCGAACCGAAACACGCCGTGTCTTTCACTTCTACTGTCTGATAGATTTGAGGCCGCAAAGAGGGACGATATTTTGAAGACCTGATGTCCAGTAATCTTCCATAGTCGTGTATAACAAAGTTGTGATCCAACGTCTATCTGTCGGCATTACAACAATAATTGTGCCTTCATATATATTTTTTGTAAAGATTCGGAGAAGATGCTTGTTAGCATAAACAATTAAGGCATGCACATGCCCTATTTTACAGGTCTTGTCATCGGTCATTCTCTACTGGTTTGCTATCATACTCTCACTCGTAGTCACCGGCCGCCATATATACAAATCCTATCAACTTTAACATCTTAGCACACAGGGATGTGGATGCTTTCCGAACATCACCTTCCCGTTGTATGTTTTTCTCTTTGATTCAACCACTGGTATGTACTTCACCAAAGAAAAAAAACATCACTGGTCTACACTACTGTATATTCATTTTCCTTCACTGCATTTTTCCTTTGTGTCCACTGCATAAAATATATACAGGAACGATGAAAGATGGAGGCAACTCGATAAGCATCGCGGCGGCCATCTTTTGTGTACTGTTTTTGGCAATGTAAAGTCTCATCACGGATCGCGCATATTTAGGTTGCAATTTTGCCGAAACAAATGCCAATATTCGGAGCCTTCGGATTTATTTAGGTGCAATCATAGTTGTTTTATCCAATGAATAAAGCGGACCGTGGGGAAGGAGGGCCACGTGGTGGCAGCTGGGGTGAGGCAATATTTTTTTCTTTCGTCCGATTGCTCGCGATCGCTAGCGAACAAACAGGTGATGGCTAGCCACGTACGTCTATATAACGAAAATAGATAGAcaatgtttttttttttgcgggtgcgaTAGACAATGTTGAAAAATAGCATAAATCATTTCATCAGTGGAAGACAATTTAGAAGTTGAAAACAGCGAGACAGCTGTTCAGGAAAAGAGAGGACAAGGCTGGACAATGTTTGGAAAATAAGAAACGATGTAGACAAGGCAAGAGAGGCCTAGAAGCATCAAGCATGCGCTGTCGAATTCAACTCCCTCCGCTTTGTCGTCGTACTAACAACCCATCCACTGTCACACTCACACCAGCGTGGAGCCATGGATTGATTGGCGTTCTATTTGTCtagtagggcatgtacaatggcggCACATGGATGTATATGCTCCATGACAAAAAATAATTTGAGGCATTTAAATTTATTTTTTCTCTTCAATGCAAGCTATCATCAGTTGGTCTTattaagaaatagaaaataaagactctAGTACACATGTATCTTTACTTTTCACTTCAACTTTTTCAGCTTTTGTCACCGGAACATACTTTTTCTCTTCAAGCCCCGCCTCCTGAAGAGGATCTCGCTTCTCTATCCGAACCTACTTTAtgtcatatccgatcctacatggcatgcgaggcatcaccttgAGCCTATGCATTGTATATGCCCGTAGTAGTTCACTGACCCGCTCCGGTGCTCCCCGGTCCCCACCATCCCCGCTTTCCCCTCGAGTGCCCGCCTCTGCATCAAGTTCCGGTTCGTCGTGGGCGCTCCTCAGAGGATCTCTAGCAGACCCTTAAAGCGGTCAAACCCGTAAAAAGGTGTTTAAAGTTTCGGTCGAAAAAACAACGCCTAGCAGATTCCGTAAAATTCACTTTGCCCTTAAACTTTTTAAATGGCGCTGAAAATCCATCCGTGAGAACCTCATATGTATAGTTTCAAAGACAGTATACAGTTCAGTCTGTAAACCAGTCAAACCTCGTTGGAGCAGACGCACCGCCGCGAAACAGGTCGGAACCTAGCCGGAACTCACATCCATCGCCGCACGTCAGAAGAAGCCGCTGCACGCCGAAATTTGCCAGTGCCGGTCCGAATTGCGTCCGGCTCGACCTCCACTGCCGAGGCGAGGCCGTCGACGGGCAGGGCGAAGCAGGCCACCAGCGGCCCAAAtcaggggggcggcgacggggagctTGCGCAACCACGTAGGGGAGTGCGCGTGGCGGCGGGCGGTGCTGGGCTCAATCGGGGAcggggaggcgcgccagggagcgcGCGGGCGGCGCCGGGGTGAGGCACACCGTGGCCGGAGATAGGCTCTGCCAGGACGGGAGAAAAAGAATAGAAAAAAATGAGCTACAGTGGAATACAGTTTTATTTACGGGGTTTGCTCTGTCCAGGGCAATTTCGTATCGTAAAAATGGTTTACAGTGCCCCTTATACGCGTTTTTACTGGCCAACTTTTAAGGGGTCTACTAGAGATGCTTTCACAGCTGACTTGGGTAAGAAGAAACCGATGACTCCAAGTCTATGCTAAATATATATCATTTTGGgtacttagagcatctacagtcgggccTCTTATACCCGTCTCAAACGCCCCAGCAGGCCATCCGGTCATTCTCCGACGACGGTTTTTTGACTCAAGCGGCCCCCTCAAACATGCGGGCTGACTGGCACCTCTCATATCTGGTCCAAATATGGGACGGATATGGACCGAAGAAGGAGCCCCAGCCGGAAATGCCCTGAAACCCGACGGTCCGAAGCTCGTCTCCTCCGTCGGACCGGTGGCGCCGCGTGGCGCAGCTCCGGCGGGCCGCGTCGTGCCTAGCCCGACTATTTAAGTCGACCGGCGGCACCGAAACCCTACCATCTATACACATTTTTCTCCTTCTCCTGTCCATAGCCGCCGCCACTTTCCACTCCACCCGTCCgcctagtagccatgcccccaTGCCGCCGGGTGAGGAGCAAGCCAtttctgacgccggagcgccggctCGAGCTCCTTGAGCAGATTCGGGCTAGGCATGAAGccgaatgtagcgaccagacctcaaacggtccaatctctatgctcaggtgtcatccctggatcagtaatgctgacaccacacagtacttgatggatttataacagagtagcaaccacacacttattacatcgagtgtctcaatagagaacttattacaataaatatggcttaaggacatctaataacgataacagcggaaggcttggaagataagtgagtccatcaactccaacggcatcactgagtatagaaccacgacctaaaaactccttaatcgtcgtctgaaaagtctgcaacattaatgttgcagcccgaaacgggtcagcacatggaatatgctggcaaggtaacacatagagagtaatggaatgaaacagctatactatatgcatatttggctggtggaaagctctatggttacagttttgcgtaaagccaatttttccctactgcaaaggaataaattttatttaactatcatggtagttgttaaacattgagaatggttgacagcatcatcaatcccaattaagcatcatcattaacaaaacccaacaaaattaatttagagtaacatgttgagattcacatgataatccaagtactagatactcaagatgtccataaccggggacacggctaaccatgattagtttatacactctgcagaggtttgcgcacttttccccacaagactcgatcgcctctgtttggtttctcgcactacatggtgtttgagaagacggatgaccgagacatagtctttcagaagcgctagcaccttacgatggatagaccgttacacctactttcccctacatctgctagtccatcctgtaagagttcgcacgacttaatcaactatgctagagcccataatatcttgtggctgcacacggaagtttctagtatgaaaaatctcatgatccttttgggcctgggtggcggtccaagaaaaacaggcaatcctggaatacccaggtacctcaatccacccagatgtgtgtttaagttgccaccttagataaaccattaattaacaaactcacatctgtcatggatatcactcacccaatccacgtctactagcatagcatggcataaaaggcaaacgtagaagtaactcccaaaggtttggaaataagcaggtaataggtactacctcaactacttcccatcccacaatttaattagatcctaatcatgcaatgtttgaggattgatctaatgcaataaaactgggtagtaggaggtatgatcaaagtgttacttgccttgctgatgatccgcgaaacctagagattcgaagtaacaggcggcgcactccgggtattctatcacagacaaacaaacaagcatacaataagtattcatctaatgcacaggtaaaactcgaataagagatttaaccagaaggttcaacttaagaactctggtttgcaaaaagaatcaaatcaaacgaagcaacgaaagtcaaacggcaaaagaaacaggcttcgtttactattctagatctaggacaatttttacagtggcaacaacttgtttaagttggttaaacggatagagggtttcgagacgaagctccaggcgcttgaattgcctgattccgataaacgagcgaaaagttactaaaacaaaaatcggatcagaaatcgcgatcagaaaaaatcacggatttaatccgagaaaaagaaagacgatgaacgttcgctagaacgaacgaatggacgaatgctcgctatttaaataaatcggaaaaaacgatctattaaaaaaaccgaaattaaaaaaacgaacaaaaccgtcggaaaaaccgaacggtttttcagaAAAAAATGGTGTCTGAAAAAAATCTACCCGGCAACTCCGGCGAGAactccggcagcggcggcggggctccggcggggcgacggcggcggtggcgcagcgtggcggcggcggcggctagggcggagctggggctagggtttgggtgggGAGGCTCCCGGGCTGGgctcccggcttataaagcccaatCGGGCCTagagtccaggtcggacacggcccgtaggtcggttgcgttttttttaaatattccgcgcagaaaaacaaataaaagaaatactaaacggactccaaaaatcccgaaataaattcttccggccttctaaaatcaagccgcacaaggtgaacattaatttggggcctaaatgcaattttgaaaaacgcacatttttcctaaattcaaataaaataccgaaaaactccgaaataaaatcttatttgattttattattaaatcctc from Triticum dicoccoides isolate Atlit2015 ecotype Zavitan chromosome 6A, WEW_v2.0, whole genome shotgun sequence encodes:
- the LOC119317216 gene encoding bifunctional nitrilase/nitrile hydratase NIT4-like — translated: MALSPASVGPVIPEVEMNAGADQGSTTVRATVVQACSVFYDTPATLDKAEKLIAEAAGYGSQLVLFPEVFVGGYPHGSTFGLTIGSRSAKGKEDFRKYHAAAIDVPGPEVSRLAALAGKYKVFLVIGVVERAGYTLYNTVLSFDSLGKYLGKHRKLMPTSLERVFWGFGDGSTIPVYDTPLGKIGAVICWENRMPLIRTAMYAKGVQIYCAPTADALPSWQASMTHIALEGGCFVLTANQFCRRKDFPPPPEYTFGGHEEEPSPETAVCPGGSAIISPSGTVLAGPNYEGEALLTADLDLGEIVRAKFDFDVVGHYARPEVLSLTVKTEPKHAVSFTSTV